The genomic stretch TTCATTGGTGGCTGGTGAGCGCCGAACGGTGCCATGTGCCCAGCTGGCGCTACCTCTTCGGGTACTCCCCGATCAGCCGGTACAGCCGCGCAGAACTGCAGGGACGCCTTGCGGTCGCCGCCGAAGCCGCCGGCCACAAGAGCCCGGCCCGATCGGTAGTCGCCGCGGACATTGCCTGCCTGGTCAGCATGTACGCGCTCCGGGACCGCGACGCAACGGGTGTCGAGGACGAACTCGCCAACCCCTTCCGCACCCTGCACCTGCTCGACCCCGAACCTCCCGCTGGTGGAGCTGCCGGCCGAAGCCACGGCGTGGCCGTCCGCCGCACCGCCGGCCGCCGCTGCCCCGACGTCGTCCAGGCGTACGCGAGCCTGGACTTCGCCGCCCGCACCGCAGGTCCCGCACCCGGCTCCATCAACCTCGCCCGTCTCGCCTCCGATCCCCTCGGGCCGGGCAGGCTTTTGCTCACCGGCAACGAAGACCTCCGCCGAGCCGTGCACAGGGTCGCCGGCCGCCATGCGGATCTGGCCGTTGTGCAGTCCGGCGACGGGCAGGAGACCCTCGCCTACTCGCGCGGGCCCGCTCTCCTCGCCGAGGAGGTCCTGGCCACCGCCTATCCCGCCCTGCAGCCTGATGCCGGCCGCACGTGGGGGTAACTCGCTGCTCGGTCCGGGTCCTGA from Streptomyces mirabilis encodes the following:
- a CDS encoding DUF4007 family protein; the protein is MPNHTPMTGCLPAFGRHRGYPPRDGWLRKVYLALLQDHAALRRPDATVVLGVGKSMVPAMSFWSQAFGLAARHGRDLVPTDRAHWLLDEEAGADPFLELDTSLWVLHWWLVSAERCHVPSWRYLFGYSPISRYSRAELQGRLAVAAEAAGHKSPARSVVAADIACLVSMYALRDRDATGVEDELANPFRTLHLLDPEPPAGGAAGRSHGVAVRRTAGRRCPDVVQAYASLDFAARTAGPAPGSINLARLASDPLGPGRLLLTGNEDLRRAVHRVAGRHADLAVVQSGDGQETLAYSRGPALLAEEVLATAYPALQPDAGRTWG